A region from the Candidatus Saganbacteria bacterium genome encodes:
- a CDS encoding carbohydrate ABC transporter permease, whose amino-acid sequence MSARQGHLVISWVNYIDMWKNVDFGLYLRNSFFICGIAMLFSMLFATMAAYALSRFDFPGSKMLSMAILATQMVPGIMFLIPIYSNFVKFSEITGIPIKGTYWGLIFVYSAFFIPFSIWILRGFFAAIPVELEEAARIDGCSPWQVFWHVVLPLAVPGIIATGIYVFLTAWDELIFAWVLTSGDTMTVPVGIRNFVGNYQNRFDLIMAAAVVATVPVMILFFLLQKHIVKGLTAGAVKG is encoded by the coding sequence ATGTCAGCAAGGCAAGGGCATCTGGTCATTTCATGGGTCAATTATATCGATATGTGGAAGAACGTCGATTTCGGCCTATATCTTAGGAATTCTTTCTTTATATGCGGGATCGCAATGCTATTTTCGATGCTTTTCGCGACTATGGCGGCATATGCCTTGTCGCGTTTTGATTTTCCAGGTTCCAAGATGTTATCGATGGCGATCCTTGCGACCCAAATGGTCCCGGGGATCATGTTCTTAATTCCTATCTATTCCAATTTCGTTAAATTCTCGGAAATTACCGGCATTCCGATAAAAGGGACATATTGGGGTCTTATTTTTGTTTATTCAGCTTTCTTTATACCGTTCTCAATTTGGATCCTTCGCGGATTTTTTGCCGCGATCCCAGTTGAGCTTGAAGAAGCCGCCCGCATTGACGGATGCTCGCCGTGGCAAGTATTTTGGCACGTAGTTCTTCCTCTCGCAGTGCCTGGGATCATTGCTACAGGCATTTATGTGTTTTTGACCGCCTGGGACGAGCTAATTTTCGCGTGGGTTTTGACTTCGGGGGACACCATGACGGTACCTGTCGGCATCCGTAATTTTGTCGGCAACTACCAGAACCGTTTCGATCTAATTATGGCCGCGGCTGTTGTTGCGACTGTCCCTGTCATGATATTGTTCTTTTTATTGCAGAAGCATATCGTAAAGGGATTGACTGCGGGGGCTGTGAAGGGATAG
- a CDS encoding nucleotidyltransferase family protein, with protein sequence MPILKRHDVVKAAIFRSFARGEEKKNSDLDLLMKFSGVKSLLDLSRLKIELENLLNKKVDVVTYASIDPKIRDRILKEQVPII encoded by the coding sequence ATGCCTATTTTAAAAAGACACGATGTTGTTAAAGCTGCAATATTCAGGTCATTTGCAAGGGGAGAAGAAAAGAAAAATAGTGATTTGGATCTTTTAATGAAATTCTCAGGCGTTAAGAGTCTACTTGACCTGTCCCGACTTAAAATTGAGCTGGAAAACTTGTTAAACAAGAAAGTTGACGTGGTGACTTATGCATCGATCGATCCCAAAATAAGGGATAGGATATTAAAAGAACAGGTGCCGATCATATGA
- a CDS encoding nucleotidyltransferase substrate binding protein, whose product MALDLSSLEKAVNSLKISLSIACSDEQMGKMSNDVKDTIRAGVIQNFELTYELCWKFMKRWLGNNLGSANIDGVNRRELFRLAAEYHLLSDVDKWMEYHDMRNETAHTYDKTTAKEVFESAVKFLKDAEEFLSNIIKQND is encoded by the coding sequence ATGGCGCTGGATCTGTCAAGCTTGGAAAAAGCCGTTAATTCATTAAAAATATCTTTAAGTATCGCGTGTTCCGACGAACAAATGGGGAAGATGAGCAATGATGTCAAAGATACGATAAGAGCCGGGGTCATTCAAAACTTTGAGCTTACATACGAGCTTTGTTGGAAATTCATGAAGCGCTGGCTTGGCAACAATTTAGGGAGCGCCAATATTGACGGCGTTAATCGCAGGGAATTGTTCAGGCTGGCCGCCGAATACCATTTATTAAGCGATGTCGACAAATGGATGGAATACCATGATATGAGGAACGAAACAGCCCACACCTATGACAAAACGACCGCTAAAGAAGTTTTCGAGTCCGCCGTAAAATTCCTCAAAGATGCCGAAGAGTTCTTGTCGAACATAATAAAGCAAAATGATTGA
- a CDS encoding nucleotidyltransferase domain-containing protein: MIDISENHLALVKEILHKYLPGQEVLAFGSRITDNIKKYSDFDLVLVGEKKVERKLLVNLKEAFEESNIPFRIDLLDWHRISGEFKKIIQKKNIVIQSAEK, from the coding sequence ATGATTGATATTTCCGAAAATCATTTGGCGCTGGTCAAAGAAATACTTCACAAGTATCTTCCCGGGCAAGAAGTGCTTGCTTTCGGGTCGCGAATTACCGATAATATAAAAAAATATTCCGACTTTGACCTGGTACTGGTGGGGGAGAAGAAAGTCGAACGCAAACTGCTTGTTAACCTCAAAGAAGCATTTGAGGAATCAAATATCCCATTTAGAATAGATCTTCTAGATTGGCATAGGATCTCGGGTGAATTTAAAAAAATCATCCAAAAGAAAAATATTGTGATCCAATCGGCCGAAAAATAA
- a CDS encoding DUF2283 domain-containing protein: MAKMKVWYDEDGDFLEIGFERKKGHFKDVGNDIWERVTEKGKIIGFAVLNFKKRMKKSKNEVILPLKISLQAI, translated from the coding sequence ATGGCAAAGATGAAGGTATGGTATGATGAAGACGGAGATTTTTTAGAGATCGGTTTTGAAAGAAAAAAAGGCCATTTCAAAGACGTTGGAAATGATATTTGGGAAAGAGTAACGGAAAAGGGCAAAATAATCGGATTTGCCGTATTGAACTTTAAAAAAAGGATGAAGAAAAGTAAAAATGAAGTGATTTTACCGTTAAAAATATCTTTGCAGGCTATTTAG
- a CDS encoding DUF2442 domain-containing protein: MIKINDLFILDDYKLSIAFENGERKTFNLIPYLEKGVFQELKNKNYFKQVKNKGYFISWPNEQDLSSDTLYLEGNKES, from the coding sequence ATGATAAAGATCAACGATCTTTTTATTTTAGATGATTACAAACTATCAATTGCTTTTGAAAATGGCGAAAGGAAAACGTTCAATTTAATTCCTTATTTGGAAAAAGGCGTATTTCAGGAATTAAAAAACAAAAATTATTTTAAGCAAGTAAAAAATAAGGGCTACTTTATCAGCTGGCCAAACGAACAAGATTTAAGTTCCGACACTTTATATCTCGAGGGCAACAAGGAATCATAG